From a single Silene latifolia isolate original U9 population chromosome 6, ASM4854445v1, whole genome shotgun sequence genomic region:
- the LOC141658900 gene encoding uncharacterized protein LOC141658900: MVGIFPKLSSTNSVHRRTQSALDQREVLPSNPEAVAAGVTHGVGATIEFKPVEHPMEPLDNDRPVQCPQPEPSILNDGRIWKERVSAANERRRADLPLMKEGDSSGTRSQHASSNRMILPSISAPEHNILHFLDECNASTM, from the exons atGGTGGGTATTTTCCCCAAGTTGTCGAGCACCAATAGTGTCCATCGAAGAACTCAAAGTGCCCTC GATCAAAGGGAGGTGTTGCCTTCAAACCCTGAGGCTGTGGCCGCAGGCGTCACTCACGGTGTTGGAGCGACCATTGAATTTAAACCTGTTGAACATCCAATGGAGCCTTTGGACAATGATAGACCAGTTCAGTGTCCACAACCTGAACCATCCATTTTGAAT GATGGAAGAATATGGAAGGAGCGGGTTTCTGCTGCAAATGAGAGAAGAAGAGCTGATTTGCCGCTCATGAAAGAAGGCGATTCCTCAGGGACAAGATCGCAGCATGCTTCGTCTAATCGAATGATTTTACCATCCATTAGTGCACCTGAACATAATATCCTTCATTTCCTAGATGAATGTAATGCCTCTACTATGTAA